The following nucleotide sequence is from Granulicella aggregans.
TGGAAAATCGTTCCTTGCCGGATGAGGAGGTCACCGCAATACCATCACGATCGTCCGGTACCGACCGCAGATGCTGCCTGCGCTGCCCTCACCTGAACTCCAGGACATTAGATCGGCTTCTCCCGCGAGGAGTGCACGGCCGCGATGACCGCTCCGCCAATTCGATGGTTCTCTTGAACCCTCCGCGGGCCCAGCATGCGCTCCGCTGTCGCCGCGTTGACCGGGCGGGAAAAGAGAAAACCCTGGCCATATTTGCAGCCGAGTTCCCGCAATCGTGAGACATGCGCTGCGTTCTCAACTCCCTCCGCGACGACCTCCATCTTGAGATTGCCGGCCATCTGCACGATCGTCCGCACAATCTCCTCAATCTCGACGCTGTCCTGATCCAGTTCTTTCGTGAAAGAGCGATCGATCTTGAGTGAGTCGAAGGGAAACTGGCAGAGATACTTCAAACACGAATATCCAGTGCCGAAGTCGTCGATCTTCAAGCCGATACCGAGTCGCTTTAGGGCCTGCAACACCCCCTTGGCCTGGTCGATGTCCTCCATCAGCAGGCTCTCTGTCAGTTCGAGATTCAGGCTCGAAGCAGGCAGCCCAGTTCGACGCAGTATCTCTCTGACGCTGCTGACCAGGTTCGGCTCCTTGCACTGCTGCGGAGACAGGTTCACCGAGACTTCAAAGTCGTCGGCAAGGTCGAACTGCTGCCGCCATAGCTGCGTCTGTTCGCAGGCCTTCTCAAGAACCCACAGACCTATGTCGTGGATAATTCCACTCTCCTCCGCGATGGGGATGAACTCAAGAGGCGACACCTGCCCGCGAGTAGGATGGTTCCACCGCACCAGCGCTTCGAACCCGCAGATGGCGCCCGTATCCAGATGCACGCGGGACTGGTAGAAGACCTCGAACTCCTGCTTCTTCACTGCGGTCCGGAGATCGATGTCCAACTGTAGTCGCTGATCGCGAAGTTTCCGCATCGACTCTTCGAACAGCACCCATCTCCCGACTCCTCGCAATTCGGCAGCGGACTTAGCCGTGTCGGCATCGCGAAGCACGTCCTCCGCGCTCGCGTGACTCGGGTCTCCAATCACCAACCCTAGACTTATAGAACAGAAGACCTCTCGCTCCTCGATCGAGAACGAAGGTAGCATAGCGCGAGTCAGATTCTCCGCGAGCGACTCCGCATGAGGAACATCGGTCAACCGATCCAGGAGAATGGCGAACTCGTCCTCTGCAAGCCGCGCAAGCAGGGGCGGGTTCGCTGAGTTGGCAAGCTCAGGTCCTCCAGACTCAGACAGCACCTTCTGAACTCTCTCGGCAAAGCGGATCAACAGGAACTGACTCGCGCCTTGAGTAAGGCTTGGCCTTAGATGTTTGAAGTGGTCGATGTCGAACAACAGAACACAGAACTTGCTCAACGGATCGTGCTTCTGTCTCAGGATCGCCGTTTCAATCTCTTCTTCGAGCAAACGCTTGTTCGCAAGACCTGTGAGGGTATCGATTGTTAGCCGGGCGGTCACGTCGGTGATGGATCCGACCCGGCGGATGGGCACGCCAGCCGGATTTCGAAGCGTCACTCCGCGCAACGAAAACCACCGGTAGCGGCCGCTCGCATGGCGAAAACGGAACTGGCTTGCACTCTCATCCAGCGGATCATCGCCAGATCCGCCTGCCGCTTGCGTGGTCTCCGATTGGCCGATAGGGTTAGCAAAGGCCAGCGCGACGGCGCGACGGTCTTTAGGATGAACGCAGGCCAGGCAGCTTCGCGGAGGATAGGCCTTCTCACGCGCGGCAAGACCGACCAGGCTGTGCAACTCCGCCGTACAGAAGACGGTGTTGTTGGCCAGGTCCCAGTCCCACAGGCCTTCACCAGAACCCCTTGCCGCGAGCACGTGGCGCTCCTCATTCCTCCGGACCTTGTCCTCCTCCCTTCCCATGGCAAGCTGCGTGCGAATTCGAGCCAGCGCAATCTGAAAGTCGAGAGGCTTGGTGACATAGTCGTTCGCGCCCAGATCCAGGGCCAGCGCGATCGCAGAGCTGTCGCTGACAGCCGTGACCATAATGACGGGCAGTTGCTGCGCCGATTTGGTCATTCGAATCTTCCGTAGAACCTCGGTGCCAGTCATTCCCGGCATCATCTGGTCGAGCAGCACAAGGTCGACCCTCGAGTCCTTGAGCATGCGAAGAGCCTGCTCGCCATTGTCCGCCGAAATGACTTCATATCCGCACCGGCTCAACCGCCGCGACAGCATGTCGACATTGCTATCCTCGTCATCGACGATCAGAACCTTGGTGGCCGATTCCATCTACAGCTCCTTCCCAGCGACAAAATTCGTCATCTTCCCCAGCAGCCGCGAGTACTCCACCGGCTTGGTCTCGAACTCGTCACAACCGGCGAGAATCGCCCTCTCGCGGTCGCCGTTCATTGCATGCGCCGTCAGCGCAATGATGGGGATAGCGCGGGTGCGCGGGCTCTCCTTCAGCAGCCGGGTTACGCTCCAACCGTCCATCTCCGGCAAGCTCATGTCCATCAAGATCAGGTCGAACGCCCCGTCCCGCGCGCGCTCCAGACCCTGTACCCCGTCCACCGCGACCTCGACCTGCCAGCCGCTTCGCTTCAGCCGTCGTGAGAGCATGTCGCGGTTGAACTCGTTGTCTTCGACCAGCAGAACCTTACCAACGCGAGGGTGAAGTGGAGCAACTGCCGTCTCATGGGTAACTCTGGCAAGGGCCTGCATAGTGTCCTCTGGAGCGCCTATCGGCTGAGTCATGTTTGAAAGTGAGTTAGAAGATTCGCGGGAGATACATCTTTGGTGGAATTCACCGGGGGGCGCAGACGCGAGTTCGATGGGAGTCCCCTCTCATCTCGTTAGGCAAACGGGGTTAAAAGAAAAGACCCCGGCCGAAACCGGGGCACTTCCTTGTTGCAGATGCAGAAGACGATTAAAGCTTATCTTTCGGGCTGAATTTTGATTGGCTTATCAGGATCGGGGAGATCACCGGGAAGCGGCTTCTTCCTTCGCTTGACCGGCGGAGCAGAGCTTGGAGGCCGCTGCTTCCCTCTTCCGTTCTTCTTGCCGTTCGATTCGACAACGGCGCGCATCCAGTACTCGCCGTTGCTGTCTACTTCGATACCGTGAGTCTCGCGCTCGAAGCCAGGAAACCTCTTGCCAAACTCCTCCATGGCAAGAATCAGCTTGATCACCGGGCTGTCCGGCCCGCCAAGTCGCTCCCCAGGCATGCTCATCGGAATTCCCGGAGGATAAGGCACCAGCATCACCGCTGCGATACGTCCCGCCATCTCGGCAAAGCGAATCTTCTCTGTCTCATTTCGCAACAGTTTCTGATAAGTCTGCGCCGGAGTCAGGACAGGGTCGAAGTCTTCGTCGCAGGCAGCGTTGACTAGTCCCGAAAGATTGAGCTGCTGCATCACACCGTGCATCTCATCCGACAACTCTTTGAGCGTGACGTTGCGATAGCGATGTGGATACTTCGAAACGAGCTCTGGCAGAGCCTCTTCAAGCGACGCCTCTGAGTCGTAGAGCCGCTTGAACTCGAATAGGTTCTCGAGCAGCGCGCCCCACTTGCCCTTGCTGGTGCCGACTGAGAAGAGCACGAGGACGGTGTAGTCTCCAGTGCGCGCGATCTCTACTCGGCGTCCATCGAGGAACTCCGTAAGAATCGCCGCAGGAATGCCCCACTCTCCGATCACGCCCTGCGCATTCACTCCGGGAGTAAGGATGGTGACCTTCGCCGGGTCCAGCATGCAGTAGTCGTCGGCGATGTCCTCATCCTGGAAGCCGTGCCAATCCTCGCCCGGCTTCAACGTCCAGCAGCTCGAACGATTGGTAAGCGCGCCGTCTGGGCACTCCTCAAACAGATACTTCTTCCCATCAAGCGGGTCGGTCACAGAGTCGGGCTGGTACAGGCTGAAGAACCATCCCTGCTCAGCCGCAAGCAGCCGGTGCGCGATCGAAGACATGGCTTTGCGGAACGCGATGGCATCCTGCAGCGTCTCGGACATCAAGGTCGGGCCGGCAGGCTCGTCCATCATCGCCGCAGCAACATCCAGCGAAGCGATCAACGGATAGAAAGGCGAGGTCGTCCCATGCATCATGAACGACTCGTTGAACTGGTCGTAATCAAGCGGCGCACGTGGGCTCAGCTTGACATGCACCATGGATGCCATGGAGAACGCAGCAAGCATCTTGTGCGTCGACTGCACCGAGAAGATCGTAGGCCGGTCGGGCATGTCGTCCGGGACGTCCATGGCGAATCTTCCGCGGTAGATCTGGTGAAATTTCGCATAGGCGTACCAGGCCTCGTCGAAGTGCAGGCGAGGCACACTCTTCGAAAGCACCTCGGCCACACGGTTCACGTCGTAGCAGAGCCCATCGTAAGTCGAATTTGTAACAACAGCGTAGGTCGGCTTCTTTGACGGAGCTCCTGCACTGAAAGGACTCTTGTCGATCAGCGCCTGGATGTTCTCCGGGCTGAATCGCTTGATCGGCACCAGGCCAATCATCCCGTAGCCGTTGCGCGTCGGCTTGAAGTAGACAGGCCGTGCCCCGGTTACCGTGAGCGAGTGGCAGATCGATTTGTGGCAGTTCGCATCGGCAAGCACAATGTCATCTTGTGCAATCACGCCATGGCCCACGATCTGGTTCGAAGTCGACGAGCCGCCCAGAACATAGAAGGTCCAGTCCGCTCCGAAGATTCGCGCAGCGTTCCGTTCCGACTCTCCCGGAGGCCCAAGGTGATCCAACCATGAACCGAGCGGCGAAGTCGAGATGCCGAGGTCCGAACGCATAATGTTCTCGCCGAAAAACTTGTGAAACTCCATGCCAACCGGATGCTTCAGGAAGGCCACGCCACCCATATGCCCCGGCGCGTCCCAAGAATAGGCTCCCTGGTCGTTGTACTTCTTCAGCTCGCGGAAGTAAGGCGGAAGCAACTGCGCGTGATAACGTTCGACCGCGAAGTCCACGCGGTTTGCGATGAACGCCGGCGTATCGCCGAAGAGGTGGATGTACTCATGCACCTGCTGAACAACTTCAAGGGGAAGTTCACTGACCAGCGTCCTATCGGCGATCAGAAAGATCGGAATCTTCTTGTTGCGCCTTCTAACCGCGCGCAGGATCTCGAGCGCTGCGCGCTCTTCGAACTGATTGTCCCCTTCGAGATCCCAATCCAGCAGGATCGCGCTATGCGATGGATCGCTGGTAACCAGCGACAATCCATCCTCCGGCGTGGATGTCCGAACGACCTCGTAACCCTCTTCACCAATCGCGTTGATCAGACGCTCCATAGCGCGGTCGGACACCGAGTCCGTACCGCCCACCTCACTCGCAATCAGCAACACCCAACGGCCTTCGCTCATACACCTCTCACTTCAAATCTCATGGTACAGCGAGATTTTGAATGGAGTATGCACAGGCCGCACTGCGGGAATTTGCATGTGCCAGAAAGTGGTCCAGGCTCCCGACTTCGAGGCGGATCAAGTCAATTATTCAGCTAAAACGCCTTCCAGATTTCCCGCCCGGACAAACTGGGGCGCTGTCAGTTTGACCTTGTGCAGCGAGCTTTCAGTC
It contains:
- a CDS encoding putative bifunctional diguanylate cyclase/phosphodiesterase → MESATKVLIVDDEDSNVDMLSRRLSRCGYEVISADNGEQALRMLKDSRVDLVLLDQMMPGMTGTEVLRKIRMTKSAQQLPVIMVTAVSDSSAIALALDLGANDYVTKPLDFQIALARIRTQLAMGREEDKVRRNEERHVLAARGSGEGLWDWDLANNTVFCTAELHSLVGLAAREKAYPPRSCLACVHPKDRRAVALAFANPIGQSETTQAAGGSGDDPLDESASQFRFRHASGRYRWFSLRGVTLRNPAGVPIRRVGSITDVTARLTIDTLTGLANKRLLEEEIETAILRQKHDPLSKFCVLLFDIDHFKHLRPSLTQGASQFLLIRFAERVQKVLSESGGPELANSANPPLLARLAEDEFAILLDRLTDVPHAESLAENLTRAMLPSFSIEEREVFCSISLGLVIGDPSHASAEDVLRDADTAKSAAELRGVGRWVLFEESMRKLRDQRLQLDIDLRTAVKKQEFEVFYQSRVHLDTGAICGFEALVRWNHPTRGQVSPLEFIPIAEESGIIHDIGLWVLEKACEQTQLWRQQFDLADDFEVSVNLSPQQCKEPNLVSSVREILRRTGLPASSLNLELTESLLMEDIDQAKGVLQALKRLGIGLKIDDFGTGYSCLKYLCQFPFDSLKIDRSFTKELDQDSVEIEEIVRTIVQMAGNLKMEVVAEGVENAAHVSRLRELGCKYGQGFLFSRPVNAATAERMLGPRRVQENHRIGGAVIAAVHSSREKPI
- a CDS encoding Orn/Lys/Arg family decarboxylase, encoding MSEGRWVLLIASEVGGTDSVSDRAMERLINAIGEEGYEVVRTSTPEDGLSLVTSDPSHSAILLDWDLEGDNQFEERAALEILRAVRRRNKKIPIFLIADRTLVSELPLEVVQQVHEYIHLFGDTPAFIANRVDFAVERYHAQLLPPYFRELKKYNDQGAYSWDAPGHMGGVAFLKHPVGMEFHKFFGENIMRSDLGISTSPLGSWLDHLGPPGESERNAARIFGADWTFYVLGGSSTSNQIVGHGVIAQDDIVLADANCHKSICHSLTVTGARPVYFKPTRNGYGMIGLVPIKRFSPENIQALIDKSPFSAGAPSKKPTYAVVTNSTYDGLCYDVNRVAEVLSKSVPRLHFDEAWYAYAKFHQIYRGRFAMDVPDDMPDRPTIFSVQSTHKMLAAFSMASMVHVKLSPRAPLDYDQFNESFMMHGTTSPFYPLIASLDVAAAMMDEPAGPTLMSETLQDAIAFRKAMSSIAHRLLAAEQGWFFSLYQPDSVTDPLDGKKYLFEECPDGALTNRSSCWTLKPGEDWHGFQDEDIADDYCMLDPAKVTILTPGVNAQGVIGEWGIPAAILTEFLDGRRVEIARTGDYTVLVLFSVGTSKGKWGALLENLFEFKRLYDSEASLEEALPELVSKYPHRYRNVTLKELSDEMHGVMQQLNLSGLVNAACDEDFDPVLTPAQTYQKLLRNETEKIRFAEMAGRIAAVMLVPYPPGIPMSMPGERLGGPDSPVIKLILAMEEFGKRFPGFERETHGIEVDSNGEYWMRAVVESNGKKNGRGKQRPPSSAPPVKRRKKPLPGDLPDPDKPIKIQPER
- a CDS encoding response regulator, coding for MQALARVTHETAVAPLHPRVGKVLLVEDNEFNRDMLSRRLKRSGWQVEVAVDGVQGLERARDGAFDLILMDMSLPEMDGWSVTRLLKESPRTRAIPIIALTAHAMNGDRERAILAGCDEFETKPVEYSRLLGKMTNFVAGKEL